Part of the Arthrobacter globiformis genome is shown below.
GTCCATGGTCACGTCCCGGACTTCCATCTGCGTGCCGGGGACCTTGGACCCGAACCGGATCGTCGCGCCCTCGTCGGGCTGGACGCGGATCACCACCGCGTTCTGCCCAAAATCATCATCGCCGTGGTCACGGAACAGCAGGTTCGGTGCCCGCTTGAACACCACCGCGATCTCCGTGACCCGCCGGCCCAGCCGTTTCCCGGCGCGCAGGTAGAACGGCACCCCGTTCCAGCGCCGGGTGTTGATGTCCACCCGGATCGCGGCATAGGTTTCGGTGGTGGAGTCAGCCGGGATGCCCTCCTCCTCCAGGTACCCCTGCACCTGCTCCCCGCCCTGCCACCCGCCGGCGAACTGGCCGCGGGCCGAATGCGTGGACAGGTCCTCCGGGAGCCTCACCGCGGCGAGGACCTTTTCCTTCTCCGCCCGCAGGTCATCGGCGTTGAACGAGATCGGCTCCTCCATCGCCGTCAAAGCCAGCAGCTGCAGCAGATGGTTCTGGATCACGTCCCGGGCCGCGCCCACCCCGTCGTAATACCCGGCACGGCCGCCGGTGCCGATGTCCTCGGCCATGGTGATCTGCACATGGTCCACATAGTTCGCGTTCCACAGCGGCTCGAACAGCTGGTTCGCGAACCGCAGCGCCAGGATGTTCTGCACCGTCTCCTTACCCAGGTAATGATCGATCCGGAACACCGCGTCCTGCGGGAACACCGACTCCACAATGTCGTTCAGCTGCCGCGCGGACTCGAGGTCATGCCCGAACGGCTTCTCGATCACCACCCGCCGCCACTTCTCACCCTCGGCCTGCGCCAAACCATGCTTGGACAGCTGCCGGCAGACCTGCTCGAACGCCTTCGGCGGGATCGAGAGGTAGAACGCGTGGTTCCCGCGGGTGCCGCGGTTCCCGTCGAGTTCCCTGATCGTCTCGCCGAGCCGCTCAAACGCCGCATCGTCATCGAACGCGCCCTGCACGAAACGGATGCCCTCGGAGAGCTGGTTCCAGACCGCCTCATCAAACGGCGTCCTGGCGTACGCCTTCACCGCGTCCTTCACCTCCGCGGCGAAATCCTCGTTATCCCAGTCCCGCCGGCCGAAACCCACCAACGCGAAACTCGGCGGCAACAGGCCACGGTTGGCAAGGTCATACACGGCAGGCATGAGCTTCTTACGGGCCAGATCCCCCGTGACTCCGAAGAGCACAAGAGAGGACGGCCCGGCAATCCGGTTCAGCCGCCGGTCCCGCGGATCCCGCAAAGGATTCCCGGACCGGCCCGCTGACCTTCTGCCGTTCAAAGTATCTGGCATGGTTAATTCAGTGCCTTAGCTCTCAGTGGCGGACGCGGCCTTGCCGGCAAGCGACGAAACTATCTCCTGCAGCTGGGCGACACCCGCTGCGCGGTCGGTCAGGTGCAGGCGCAGGACGGGCCGGCCGTGCTCACTGAGCACCTGGGCGTCGCCGGCGGCCTGGGCCGTGATCAGCTCGCCGAAAGTGAACGGACGCTCCGGAATAGCGAGGTCCTGGGCCGAAGCTGCAGTGACCTGCAGGAATACGCCGATGGCGGGGCCGCCCTTGTGGAACTGGCCGGTGGAGTGGAGGAAGCGGGGCCCCCAGCCGAAGGTGACCGGTCGGCCGCTCACGGCGGCGAGTTCGTCCCGGACGCCCTCGAGCTGTGCGTAGGCCAGGCGGTCGAAGTAGGCCTGGACGCTCAGGTACCCGTCACTGCCCAGCTGCGCCAGCAGTGCAGAGACCGCGGCCGCTGCGGTGGTCGCGTCGCCGAGCCACTCGCCGCCGCGCACCTCGATGGCACCATCGGTGAAGTTGGCGGGCGTCGGCTCCGGCTGGGCGTCCAGCAGTCCGCGGGCGGCCACCTTGGCGGCTTCGACGTCGGGCTGGTCAAACGGGTTGATGCCCAGGAGGCGCCCGGCCACAGCGGTGGCGAATTCCCACACCATCATCTGCGAGGCGAGGCCGCCGGCAATGGCAACTTCGTTCTCGCCGAGTTCGACGTCGGTATCCGTGCTGACGAGACGGACCACCAGGATGTCTTCAGCGCCGGAAGTGACTTCCGGGGCATCCGGGCCGGCGACAACCGGCAGGACGCCGGTGCCGAGCTTGCCCGTGGATTCAGCGATGAGCTGTTCGGCCCAGTCAGCGAATCCCACGATGCCGGAGCCGTCCTCCGCGATGACAATCTTGTCGCGCAGCGGGTTGGTGCCGCCCAGGGCGGCGCCCAGGACCAGCCCGATGTTCTCGGGAGCGTCCTCGTTAAGGATCTCTGCGGCTTCTTCAGCCTCGTCCAGCAGGGCCGCGATGTCCACGCCGGCCAGGCCGGACGGGACGAGCCCGAAGGCCGTCAGCGCCGAGTAGCGGCCGCCCACGTTCGGGTCCGCGTTGAAGACCGCGCGGTAGCCGGCCTCGCGTGAGGCCTTGTCCAGCGGGGACCCGGGATCCGTGACCACGATGATCCGGCTCTTCGCATCGAGACCCGCCTCGGTGAAGGCGTGTTCGAAAATCCGCCGCTGCGAATCAGTTTCCAGGGTTGAACCGGATTTCGAGGAAACCACGATCGCGGTTTCAGCGAGGCGGTCCGCGAGGGCAGCACCGATCTGTTCGGGATCAGTGCTGTCCAGCACAGTCAGCTCGACGCCAGCGGTGCCGGCGATGACTTCCGGAGCAAGCGAGGAGCCGCCCATGCCGCAGAGGGCAATGCGGGTAACACCCTCCGCTTTCAGGGCATCGCGGAGTTCCAGGATGCCCTCCACCAGGGGCCGGGAGACGGTGGCCGCCTCGACCCAACCAAGGCGGATCGCTGACTCGGCTTCCGCATCAGGACCCCACAGGGTGTGGTCCTTGGCGAAGATCCGGGTGGCAACGCGTTCTTCCACGAGGGCGGGCAAGTGCTGCTCAAGCGCCTTCCGAGCGGAACCGGTGGCGTCGTAGCTGAGTGTGCTCATGTTGGGTTAGGAAGCCTTCCGTGCGGTGGCGAGGGCGCCTTCGACGTCTGCCAGGAGTTCCTTCCAGCTGGCAACAAACTTGTCCAGGCCTTCGGATTCCAGCAGGGCAACGACCTCGTTGTAGGACACACCGAGGGCATCGAGGGCGTTGAGGGTGGCGTTCGCTTCATCGTAGCCGTTGGTGACGGTGTCGCCCGTGACCACGCCGTGGTCGAACGTGGCGTCCAGGGTCTTCTCCGGCATGGTGTTCACGACGTTCGGGGCGACGAGCTCGGTGACGTAGAGGGTGTCCGGGTAGGCCGGGTCCTTCACACCGGTGGAAGCCCAGAGCGGACGCTGCGGCAGCGCGCCTGCCGCGGCGAGCACGGCCCAGCGCTCGGTGGAGAACTGCTCTTCGTAGACCTGGTAGGCGAGGCGGGCGTTCGCGACGCCGGCCTTGCCCTTGAGGGCCTTGGCTTCCTCGGTGCCGATCGCGTCCAAGCGCTTGTCGATTTCGGTGTCCACGCGGGAGACGAAGAACGAGGCGACGGAGTGGATCTTGGACAGGTCGTGGCCGTTGTCCTTGGCCTGCTCCAGTCCGGACTGGAAGGCGTTGATGACGGCGCGGTACCGCTCCAGCGAGAAGATCAGGGTCACGTTCACGCTGATGCCCTCCGCCAGGGTCGCCGTGATGGCCTCCAGGCCCTCAAGGGTGGCAGGGATCTTGATGTGCACGTTGTCGCGGTTGACCTTCTTGTAAAGGTGCTTCGCTTCGGCGATGGTGCCTGCGGTGTCCCACGCGAGGCGGGGGTCCACCTCGATGGAGACGCGGCCGTCCACGCCCTTGGTCGCCGCGGCGACCGGGGCGAAAAGGTCACAGGCGTCGGCGACGTCCGTCGTCGTGATCTCGAAGATGGTCTCTTCGATGGAGGCGCCGGCAGCGGCCTGCGCCGCGATGGTGGCGTCGTAGTCCGTGCCGGAGGTGATGGCGGCGTGGAAGATGCTGGGGTTCGTGGTGACACCCACAACGTTCTTCTCTTCGATCAGCTTCTGCAGCGTGCCGGTCTTCAGACGGCCCCGGGAGAGGTCATCGAGCCAGATGGAAACGCCGGCGTCGGAAAGCTGCTGGGTGGGAGTGCTAGTCATGTCTAATCTCCTTGAACTGTGGGGTGCTGTCAGGACTGGAGTCCGGCCAGGGAATCCCTGGCGGCGGCGGCAACAGCTTCCGCCGTGATGCCGAATTCCTGGAACAGGCGCTTGTAGTCGGCGGATGCGCCGTAGTGCTCGAGGCTGACGGAGCGGCCGGCGTCGCCGACGAACTCGCGCCAGCCCTGCGACAGGCCGGCTTCAACCGAAACGCGGGCCTTGACCGCTGCGGGCAGGACTGCCTCGCGGTAGGCGGCGTCCTGCTTGGTGAACCACTCCACACACGGCATGGACACCACGCGGGCGGCGATGCCTTCGGCCTGGAGTGCTTCGCGGGCCTGGACGGCGAGCTGGACTTCCGAGCCGGTGCCGATCAGGATGACCTGCGCGTCCACGGTCTTGCCGTCCCTGGACGCCTCGGCCAGGACGTAACCGCCCTTGGCGACGCCGGCGGTCGAGCCGAAGGTGTCACCCTCGGCCGTACCCTCGCCACGGTCGTAGGTGGGGATGTTCTGGCGGGTCAGGACGATGCCGGCCGGGTTCTCGTGGTTCTCCAGCATGGTCTTCCACGCTGCCGCAACCTCGTTGGCATCGCCCGGACGGACGACGTCGAGACCCGGGATGGCGCGCAGCGACGCGAGCTGCTCCACCGGCTGGTGCGTCGGGCCGTCCTCGCCGAGGCCGATCGAGTCGTGCGTCCAGACGTACAGGGACGGCACGCCCATGAGGGCGCCAAGGCGGATGGCCGGACGCTGGTAGTCGCTGAAGATCAGGAACGTGCCGGAGAACGCCCGGGTCTTGCCGTGCAGGGAGATGCCGTTCACGATCGAGGCGGCCGCGTGCTCACGGATACCGAAGTGCAGGACCCGGCCGTACGGGTTGCCGGACCAGGCGTTGGTCTGCTTGCCCGCGGGAACGAACGACGGCGAACCCTCGATCGTGGTGTTGTTGGACTCCGCGAGGTCAGCCGAGCCGCCCCACAGTTCCGGCATGACCGGGCCGATCGCGTTCAGGACCTTGCCGGAGGCGGCACGGGTGGAAACGTCCTTGCCGGCCGGGAAGACCGGCAGGACGCCGTCGAGCTCGGCGGGCAGCTGGCGGGCTTCGACGCGCTCCAGCAGGGCAGCGGCTTCCGGGTTGGCGGACTGCCAAGCGGCGAAGGACTCTTCCCATTCCTTGCGGGCGTGGGCACCGCGGTCGACGACGGCACGGGCGTGGGCCAGCACGTCCTCGTCCACCTCGAAGGACCTCTCCGGGTCGAAACCGAGGACGTTCTTCAGTGCTGCCACTTCTTCCGAACCCAGGGCGGAACCGTGGATCTTGCCGGTGTTCTGCTTCTTCGGCGCCGGGTACCCGATGATGGTGCGCAGCGAGATGATGGACGGCCTGGAGGTCTCCGCCTTCGCGGCCACCAGCGCCGAGTGCAGCTCCTGGATGTCTTCCTTGTAGTCGCCGGTCTTGGTCCAGTCCACGCGCTGGGTGTGCCAGCCGTAGGCCTCGTAGCGCTTCAGGACGTCTTCGGTGAAGGCGATGTCGGTGTCGTCCTCGATGGAAATGTGGTTCTCATCGTAGATGACCACAAGGTTGCCGAG
Proteins encoded:
- the zwf gene encoding glucose-6-phosphate dehydrogenase, which gives rise to MPDTLNGRRSAGRSGNPLRDPRDRRLNRIAGPSSLVLFGVTGDLARKKLMPAVYDLANRGLLPPSFALVGFGRRDWDNEDFAAEVKDAVKAYARTPFDEAVWNQLSEGIRFVQGAFDDDAAFERLGETIRELDGNRGTRGNHAFYLSIPPKAFEQVCRQLSKHGLAQAEGEKWRRVVIEKPFGHDLESARQLNDIVESVFPQDAVFRIDHYLGKETVQNILALRFANQLFEPLWNANYVDHVQITMAEDIGTGGRAGYYDGVGAARDVIQNHLLQLLALTAMEEPISFNADDLRAEKEKVLAAVRLPEDLSTHSARGQFAGGWQGGEQVQGYLEEEGIPADSTTETYAAIRVDINTRRWNGVPFYLRAGKRLGRRVTEIAVVFKRAPNLLFRDHGDDDFGQNAVVIRVQPDEGATIRFGSKVPGTQMEVRDVTMDFGYGHSFTESSPEAYERLILDVLLGEPPLFPRHEEVELSWKILDPFEEYWAGLGEQPEPYAPGSWGPASADELLARDGRTWRRP
- a CDS encoding glucose-6-phosphate isomerase, which codes for MSTLSYDATGSARKALEQHLPALVEERVATRIFAKDHTLWGPDAEAESAIRLGWVEAATVSRPLVEGILELRDALKAEGVTRIALCGMGGSSLAPEVIAGTAGVELTVLDSTDPEQIGAALADRLAETAIVVSSKSGSTLETDSQRRIFEHAFTEAGLDAKSRIIVVTDPGSPLDKASREAGYRAVFNADPNVGGRYSALTAFGLVPSGLAGVDIAALLDEAEEAAEILNEDAPENIGLVLGAALGGTNPLRDKIVIAEDGSGIVGFADWAEQLIAESTGKLGTGVLPVVAGPDAPEVTSGAEDILVVRLVSTDTDVELGENEVAIAGGLASQMMVWEFATAVAGRLLGINPFDQPDVEAAKVAARGLLDAQPEPTPANFTDGAIEVRGGEWLGDATTAAAAVSALLAQLGSDGYLSVQAYFDRLAYAQLEGVRDELAAVSGRPVTFGWGPRFLHSTGQFHKGGPAIGVFLQVTAASAQDLAIPERPFTFGELITAQAAGDAQVLSEHGRPVLRLHLTDRAAGVAQLQEIVSSLAGKAASATES
- the tal gene encoding transaldolase; this translates as MTSTPTQQLSDAGVSIWLDDLSRGRLKTGTLQKLIEEKNVVGVTTNPSIFHAAITSGTDYDATIAAQAAAGASIEETIFEITTTDVADACDLFAPVAAATKGVDGRVSIEVDPRLAWDTAGTIAEAKHLYKKVNRDNVHIKIPATLEGLEAITATLAEGISVNVTLIFSLERYRAVINAFQSGLEQAKDNGHDLSKIHSVASFFVSRVDTEIDKRLDAIGTEEAKALKGKAGVANARLAYQVYEEQFSTERWAVLAAAGALPQRPLWASTGVKDPAYPDTLYVTELVAPNVVNTMPEKTLDATFDHGVVTGDTVTNGYDEANATLNALDALGVSYNEVVALLESEGLDKFVASWKELLADVEGALATARKAS
- the tkt gene encoding transketolase translates to MKEQELTWTDLDQRAVDTVRVLAADAVEKVGNGHPGTAMSLAPAAYLLFQKMMRHDPKNPDWIGRDRFVLSPGHTSLTLYIQLFLSGYGLELKDLEALRTWGSLTPGHPEYKHTAGVEITTGPLGQGLASSVGFAYSQRRQRGLFDADAAPGTSPFDHTIWVIASDGDLQEGVTSEASSLAGHQELGNLVVIYDENHISIEDDTDIAFTEDVLKRYEAYGWHTQRVDWTKTGDYKEDIQELHSALVAAKAETSRPSIISLRTIIGYPAPKKQNTGKIHGSALGSEEVAALKNVLGFDPERSFEVDEDVLAHARAVVDRGAHARKEWEESFAAWQSANPEAAALLERVEARQLPAELDGVLPVFPAGKDVSTRAASGKVLNAIGPVMPELWGGSADLAESNNTTIEGSPSFVPAGKQTNAWSGNPYGRVLHFGIREHAAASIVNGISLHGKTRAFSGTFLIFSDYQRPAIRLGALMGVPSLYVWTHDSIGLGEDGPTHQPVEQLASLRAIPGLDVVRPGDANEVAAAWKTMLENHENPAGIVLTRQNIPTYDRGEGTAEGDTFGSTAGVAKGGYVLAEASRDGKTVDAQVILIGTGSEVQLAVQAREALQAEGIAARVVSMPCVEWFTKQDAAYREAVLPAAVKARVSVEAGLSQGWREFVGDAGRSVSLEHYGASADYKRLFQEFGITAEAVAAAARDSLAGLQS